In Desulfosporosinus youngiae DSM 17734, the genomic stretch TTGTTACAAAATACACAACAATGCTAAATAGACATACCAGGCCTAATCCAAGTAATATCATAATAGCTTGTACCTGTTTGCTGGAGGCAAGGGCCTCATTTACGTCCTGCTCGACAATTATTTTCCAATCCGTTCCTTCGATAGCGGAATAATATGCAAGTACCTCTGTCTCAGTTAAAGGATCATAGAAAGTCCCAGATCCCTTTTCTTCCTGAAGCGCCTTCTGTACTATGGGAGTATCTTGTAGGCTTACTAAGGCTGATTGATCACCGAATACCTGCGTATCTGAGTGAGCTAACAATGTTCCGTTTTTATCGATTAGATAGGCATGACCTGTTTCACCGAACGTAAGGTCATTTGTCATTTGACTCAGTGTATCTAAAGGTATTGCGGCCATCCATATTCCGGTAATTTCCCCACTTGGATCTATTATTGGCACCGAAAGTGCGCATACCTGTCTTCCTATCGATGCTGATATATACGCTTCAGATAGATAGGCTCCCTGCCGTGTTGTAAGAGCGCCTTTAAACCAGTCTCTACTCGAAAAGCCGTTATTATAGGCCTCGGCGCTTATCTTCTGCTGGACTTCATAGGGTTCCAGCATAATACTTATACCCTTGTTCGGTGTAAACGATTCAAAATAGGCAAAGGATGGATATATCTCTAATAACTGCTTGGCTAATGAACGCTTTTCGAGATCTTCATTTTCGGCCACACCACGATGATTTACATTCCCTAATTCTGCGGCGGACATATCTTTCACAACTGGAAGCTTGGCGGTCAGTTCCATCACCTTTTTGTGTTGGTTAATATAGTCTTTTACTATCACCTGAAATGATTCTGCTAAGAGCCGCTGCTTATGATATACTTCCGCTTTGATATTGCGATTCGAAAAATAAATTGAAATAGAAGCCATTATGACAATAGCAAGCATAACAACCATCAGCAAAATAGCAGTAATTTTAATCTGAAGACTTTTTCTAAGATTGATTTTCAATAAAGACGCTTCCTTTCATATTCGAGATAATACCCTTATGAATAAATATCGTTATTGCAGTTTTCTAACCAACTTCATAAGTGCAGGCTGTTCAAATCGAAAAGAAAACCGCAGTCACCTGCGGTTCATTCATATCTATATAGGCAGTAAATCTCAATTATTTGAGAGAATCAGCAATCACCTTTAGACGATTAAATAGTTCATCGTCTAACTTTACACCCTCTAAAGGATATTTTTTACCCAGGTAGTTATATTTTTGCTGACCCAGACGATGATAGGGCAAAAGTTCATATCGAACATTAGAGTGCCCTTTAATAAAATCAACAATCGCTTGAATATCCTCTTTTGTGTCATTAAATCCAGGAATCACAGGCGTTCGTATGAGGATGGGCAAGTTGGGGAATTCAACGACAAGTTTTTTGAAGTTTTCTAAAATCAGTTCATTTGAAGCGTTTGTAAACTTTTTATGCTTCTCATCGTCCATACACTTGATATCCATAATCAGCGAATTAAGGTGTTGGCATACTTTTGAAAATTGTGACCACTCCGCGTAGCCACAGGTTTCTATCGTCGCATTGATTCTTCTGCGTCGGGCAACTTTTAGCACCTCAGTGATAAAATCCGCTTGCATCAGTGGCTCCCCGCCACTAAAGGTTAAGCCTCCGCCTGATCGGGCATAAAAAGCACTGTCTTTCTCTACCGCCTGGATAATCTCATCAATACTTGTTTGCTTTCCGAAAACTTCGAGGGCTTTGGAAGGGCAAGCCTTCGTACAGGCCATACACTCCTCGCAAAGTTCACGATCAATTGCAATCTTGTCATTTTCTTCCGAATCTTGCTTGACGGCTCCGTAAACACACGCTTCAGCACATCTTAGACACTTACTGATTCCAATACATTTATTGGGGTTGTACCCTAATTCAGGGTGTGACAACTGAGATTCAGGATTGCTGCACCACTGACACTTTAGAGGACATCCCTTTAAGAAAACGATGGTTCTTATCCCTGGACCATCATGAACTGAATAGTGTTGAATATTAAACACATATCCATATTTCTTTTTATCCATTAAAATAGTTTCTCCCATTGTTTCCTCCTAATTACGATGAATGTAAGTCCTGCCTTTATCTCGGACAGGACTTACAAAGATTTAATTAGATCGCAATGTGCTCGGTTCTGGCAATAATATCATCTTGTAAATCAGGAGACAGCTCGACAAAGTAGGCACTATATCCGGCAACCCGTACGATCAACCCGCGGTATTTCGAAGGGTCTTTTTTGGCGGCAATCAATGTCTCTTTATTAACGATATTGAATTGGATATGCCATAATTTCAGATCGCACCATGTTCGGATAAAGGATACCAATTTTGCGGTTCCTTCTTCTCCGGTTACACAAGATGGGCTCAATTTGATGTTCAATAATCTGGCCGCACGATCTCTGTAGTTATAGTTCTTTGAGTTAAAGTTTGACATAAGAACTGCCGTAGGACCATTGACATCAGCACCATGGGATGCGGAAGATCCATCAGAAAGAGGAGTCCAGGCTTTTCTGCCATTAGGTGTAGCACTGACGACTTTACCGAATGGAACGTGAGAGGTGAAAGGGACCAGTCTTAGATCTAGATGAACACCAAGTTCCTTCGAGTATTGTTTTGTGAATTTAAGGGCTTCTCTATCCACGTCTTTAGCAATCATATCAGAATAAGCATCGTTGTTACCATATTTAGGAGCATTCATAAGCATTTCGCGTATGGCTTCGTACCCTTCAAAGTTGCTCTTCGTGGCTTCTACCAGCTCTGCCATAGTTAGTTTCTTCTCTTCAAAAACCAGTTTTTTGATAGCCGCTAAAGAGTCGACAACCGTGCCATATCCCATCAATTCGAAGTAACCAAGATCAATGCCGCCCTCGATGACTGGAGTATGCAGATCTTTACAAGTCTCCATGCAGAGGTCATGCATCAAGGAACCCAGTGGGGTCGCGAAATGTTTGGGACGCATATTGATAATGATGTGTTGTTGAATAAATGCATGCTTCAGGAAGTTGGTTTGTTGAGCCAGATAAGCCTTCCAGAACTCATCCCAGGTTTTAAAGTTCGTGGGATCTCCTGTTTCAAGACCAATTGAATCTTCCCCGAATTTAAGCATTTTGCCATTATAGAGAGTAAGTTCTACGGCTGCCGCAAAGTTTACATAGGGGTTACCACTCGTATAGGTGTCGCGGTTCGGCATTCGGCATTCCGCACAACCGGATACAGCGTAATCGTAAGCTTCCTCGAAGCAAGCGCCTTTAGAAAGTAAGAGGGGAACAACTTCTTCGTCATTAATGAGTTTAGGAAAGCCTGTACCTTCCTTAACGGTTTCCGCTACTTCATAGAGGTAGCGTTCCGGGGCACGAGTATGAATCCGGGCAGCCAGATCAGGGTAATTCAGAGGAAATTCTTGTTTGGATTTCAAGAAGATATAGGTCAGGTCATTGGTTGCATCTAAGCCATCCGGAGTTTGGCCGCCAACGGTAACTGCTTCCCAGTGGGCATACCCTTCATTAAAGGCGCCGCCGGTTGGAGAAAGATAAAGATCGATAAACTGAGCCATAGCAACCCACATGCATTCCAGTAATTCTGTTGCTTGGTCTTCATTGATGCGACCTTCTTCAAGATCCTTCTTATAATAAGGATAGAAGTATTGGTCCATCCGGCCGTTTGAAATAATCGTACCCGTCTTTTGCTCGATTCTGGAGAACATTTGGGTGAACCACTGAGACTGAACCGCTTCACGGAAATCACGTGCAGGGTTTTCCGGTACCCATTCACATCTTTGAGCTATAGCTTGTAATTCTTGTTTTCTTTGGGCATCGGTTTCCTTATCAGCCAGCTCAGCAGCTAATTTTGCATGTCGCTTAGCCCAAAGAACGATTGCATCACAAGTGATAATAACCGCTTCCAGGAAAGGTTTCTTCTCCATGTTATCTACAGGGCTGAGCGGATCAAGGGCTGCAAGCTTTTGTTGAGCCTCTTCTTTGATTCCTTTAAAACCTCTTTTCAGGACTTTCTCATAATCGTGAACCCACTGAATTGAGGAACGGAAGGTTGCCGTCTCATTGACGAGGAATCTTGAATTCAAAGGATTTTCGGGATCATAGGTTAATTTGAAGGTATCTTCGGGAAGAGCCTTTGCTAAATTTTCGTGGAATGTTTTACCCTTCCAATACGGCGCGATTTCCTTAATAATCACCTGAGCATCTTCCGGAGTGACGTCAAATGGTGACTCAACTCTGCTCGGGAGTTGTTCAATTGCAACATCCAGGAAATCTCCGTCCAATTCAGGAAAGAGGATACCATAGCGTCCTTGATAGCCGGCTCTGCCGACTAAAAGCTGATGATCATCAATGTAAACCGTGATGTTTTCGGCAGTGTGTTTTAAAGCTTTGGCCCATCTCAATACGAGGGGCTGACCTTCTGTCTCCATAAAGGATTGAGTAAAGTATTTGGCTCTTTCCACATCAATTTTTGGACGCAGGTCTTGGAAACTAGTTAGTATTTGAAAGACCCTTTCGCGGCCTTCAAAATTTTTCTTACCTAATTGTTCTTCTTGGATTCTTTGTTCATGAGGGGATAAACAGCATGTCGTCATATTAGTACTCCTTTCAAATACACAATTCCGTCTGAATATTATTTGCTTGCTCATGCAGATCATAGAGAACTTCAAGGCAAGCAAAAACTATCAAGAAAAATTTACTTAGCGCTCAGTTCTGAAACTTTCAAAGCTTGCCCCTTCTTTTTTCCATTTGCTCCAATCCACCATGCGGAAATTGCACTGACAACACCTGCAAAGAGAACGTAGGCACAAAGGTAAATCGGTCTTCCGTTTCCGGATGCCAGTAAGGCTGTAGCAATAATCGGGGTAATACCGCTGGCGAAGATTCCCGAAAACTGATAAACGAATGAGACACCGGTGTAACGTACTTCAGCATCAAATAGCTCTGAGAACAATGCAGCCTCCGGCCCATAAACCGCTGCATAGAAGATGCCAAAAGGAATGATAATCGACAACCACATCACCAGATTGCTTGCCCCGCTGTGACCCATCAGGTAAAAGGCCGGGAAAGCCGAGAGACCACAGATCAAGGAAGCGACGGCATATACTTTCGTCCGGCCCAGGCGGTCAGAAAGATGTCCAAAGTAGGGTATAAAGAAGCACATCACGATTGCCGCCATGGAAACTCCCAGCAAAGCATCTGTACGATTAATATGGAGTGATTGGGTGAGATAGGTAATCGAGAAAACACCAAAGATGTTGAAGCATACTCCATCAATGTATCTAGCACCCATACCTGCAAGAATGTTGCCAGTATGGTCCTTCCACATCGCCAAAAACGGAATTTTAGCTCCACTCTTTTTCTCTTTGACTTTTTGGAACTCCGGAGTTTCAACCACGTGATTCCGAATCCAAGACCCTACGCCAACGAGCACAATGCTGATTCCAAAGGCGATCCGCCATCCCCAAGCCATGAATTGAGCATCGGTCAAGAAGAAGGACAATAAACCAACAACCCCGGAAGCCAGAGTAAGTCCAATGGAAAGTCCAATCTGCGGCAAACTTGCCCAGAAACCTCGTTTGGATTCCGGGGCATATTCATAAACCATAAGTACTGAACCGCCCCATTCTCCCCCCAGGCCAATCCCTTGGACAATCCGAAGAGTCAAGAGCAGGATAGGTGCCCAGATGCCGATGACGGCATAGCTTGGAATCAAAGCGACCGCCACGGTAGAACCACCCATGATCATCATGGTTAATACAAGCATGCTTTTACGGCCAATCTTATCCCCAAAGTGTCCGAAGATAATACCACCTACAGGACGGGCTACAAAGCCAACTGCAAAGGTTACATAAGCAAGCATCGTGGAGACCACCGGGTCATCTGTCGGGAAATAAAGCTTATTGAATACAATCCCGGCGACAACACCATATAAGAAAAAATCATACCATTCAATCGTCGCCCCAATGATACTTGAGATAGCAACTTGCCTAATTGCTTTCTTTTTGTCCGTCATTTTGTCAGTCATTGATTTTCCTCCACTATCAAATTTTCACTGAACTTAACCTATATTCTGCTTACTTTGAACTTGTGATAACTTGTTCATGGACTCAGATAATATTCGGACCATTCCTTGTAGTCACCCCCTGTTTAATGTTTCTTTAGGAAGCAGCGTCCTTATCCAGGCCGCCTTCTTCTAATTATAGAAAAAGCTAATCACGAGTCTTTATATTTTTAATGCAAAAGCCATGCCAAATGCGAAATAACCCGAAAATAGTAGATTTAAGGTAATTCTTTGCAATCCTTGTGCATCTCTGCAACGTATTGTATAAACTGATGATAGTTATACGGTTCTTCAATAGATAACGGGTGTTGCGATCTCGCAACACCCGTTCTGTTTTGCAACGAAGCACTATAAAAGTGAGTATTTTTTAGCTTTTCTAAAAATTGTTGTTCGATCGACTTTAAATAATTTCGCTACTTTCGCCACTGATCCGTTAATTTCAAGGGCGTTTTTAAGTAAATTTTTTTCATAATCCCGCATTAACTCATCCAGAGACTTATTGGCATCACTCAGACTCGATCGATCCATGTCAATGGCATCACGAAGCATATAATGGGGCAAATCTGAAACATCGAGAATCTCTTTGTCACGAGTGACAATAAGACTTTGAATAAAATTATCCATCTCTCTCACATTACCCGGCCACTTATAGTTTTGAAGAGCGTCGCAAAACTTCTTCGTAAAATTAACTTCTTTTCTATATTTAATATTATATTTTTCAAAAAAGAAACTAGCCAATGGCAGAATATCCCCTTGTCTTTCCCTTAGAGGAGGTATTTGTAAAACAGCAACCTTAAGCCTATAGAATAAATCACTGCGAAAGCGGCCGTTTTTTACCTCTTCCTCTAGATTTTTGTTAGTTGCCGCAATAAAACGGACATCAAACTTTCTGACCTTTGTCGAACCCACACGAATCAATTCTTGATCCTGCAAAGCCCGAAGCAATTTGGACTGCATCAAAAGGGGAAGCTCCCCGATCTCATCCAAAAACAAAGTCCCTTTATCAGCCATTTCAAAGAGTCCGGGTTTACCTTTTGCATTAGCCCCCGAAAATGCTCCCGATTCATACCCAAATAGTTCAGATTCAATAAGGCTCTCCGGGATCGCAGAACAGTCCACCTTAAAGAAGGGTTCATCCTGTCGTAAGCTTCGTTGATGCAGAAGTCTCGAGAAAACATCTTTACCCACACCCGTTTCCCCGAGCATCAATACCGTTGCATCCGTCTTCGCCACCTTATCTAAAACATTCATCAATTGAACTATTTCTTGACTTTCAAAGACGACCGGACCATTTTGCTGTTTCAATTTATCCCGTTTCTGGACTTCCCGGTATTTATCAATCACTTCTTGCTGATTAGAAATTTGATCTTGAAGCTGAGAAAGCAAGGTGATATCCCTGACAAACGTGACAACTAAAGCCACCTTGCCAGCTTCATCAAAGACAGGGCATCCATTTAAGATAACCCGTCTTCCTTCTTTAGTTACCTGAACCAAACTTTTCTTCTGGCCCGAACTAACGATCTCGGGATTTAAAACCACATCGAAATTCCCCTGGTTACGCAAATCCGTGACTAACTTACCCATTATCTCTTCTCTTTTCAACCCTGTAAGCTGTTCGTAGGTCCGATTAACCGCGAGAGTTTTGCCCTTGGCATCAGTAACATAGATTCCATCACTCAACACGTCAAGTATTCCTGCATGAAGTTTCTTTAGGTCATGCTTTTTAATGGATTTCTCCACTTAAGAGCCTCCAATCCTAATGTTGCACAATGACAACAAGATGCAAATACGCCACACCACACTAATAACGATAATTTTCACAAAGTCACACTCGATTCGACTAATGAAGCTTGCCAAGACAGTTGCAACTCTACAACAATTCTATCATGTTTCGACAAAAAACTCCACCACAACTCTTTTTTCCTACTGGTATGGTTCTTGCAAGAGCTTTGATAGATCATGGTTGTTGGAAAACAAAAGGAGGATATTCATGAACATCATTGACTTTAGATTCAGGCCAAATACTGAAGAAACCTTATCAGGGATTGCCAATAGCAAAATGTTTAAAGGACTCTGTTCCTCAATCGATTTTTCCAAAATGCTCCCTCAAACCGTTGGAGAAGTTGTTAAAGAACTAGACAAGTACAATGTCGTAAAAGCTGTCGTTACAGGCCGGGATTGTGAAACAACCTATGGTTCAAAATCAAATAATAAAAGTGTGATCGACTTTGTTAAAGAATTCCCTAATAAATTCATCGGCTTCGCTGGCCTGGATCCCCATAAGGGCATGAGTGCTATTGAAGAAATTAAGGCTGCAGTGCACGAACATGGCTTAAAGGGAGCAGCCATCGATCCTTACCTTGCTCAAATTTATGTGAACGATGCGAAATACTACCCCATCTATTCCAAATGCTGTGAATTAAATATCCCTATCGTCATTGCGACCGGACCTGGAACTTTAGTACCGCATGCCGTGATTGACCATGTTGCCCCTCGCTATATTGACTTTGTCGCCAGAGATTTTCCGGAACTAAAAATCATCATCAGTCACGGCGGATATCCTTGGGTCAATGAAATGATTATGATCGCTCAACGCAATGCCAATGTGTACCTCGAATTATCCGAATATGAATTCTTCCCCCAATCAGAAGCCTATATTCAAGCAGCCAATACGATTATCAGTGATAAAGTCCTCTATGCGAGTGCCCATCCTTTTGTAGACTTCAAAGAAGCTTTGAAGAGCTACGAAAAGCTTCCTTTCAAACCCGAGGTTCTTGAAAAAGTAATGTACAAGAACGCTGCGAAGGTATTAGACTTGCCGGAAGTCGCGGCTCCCGCCGCAGTAAATACGGTCGATACAATTGATATCCAGAGCATTATCGAAAGAGTGATTAAAGAACTCGCTGAAAAAGGTGCGTTAGCCGGCCGCTAGGAGATATATGATGAATAATCTGGAAACTGCAGATCAGATCATCCATACCTTTCAAGAAAAGATTGACCACCCCCAAGGTCTGGAGCAAAAAAAGAAGGTTCCTTTAGGAATAGCACTTGGTGTAAAGAGGTGAATAAATGAAAATCGGAAAAGTCGTTAACAGTGTCTGGGCTACACGAAAGGCCGATTCATTGATCGGAGTGAAGTTAATGATCGTTCAGCTCTTAGACCGGCCGGATGCTGAAGAAGGAAAATTAATCGTTGCTGCAGACATCATCGGGGCTGGGGTTGGGGAAAAGGTACTCATCACTGAAGGTAGTTCTGCCAGAAATATGGATCGCTTAAATGATTCGCCCATTGATTCCATCATTATCGGGATCATCGACGAAGAGAAAGATAAATCTAATGGGGTGCCTAATCATGCGTGAACAATTAATTGAAAAAATTAAAGAAGCTGGTGTCGTCGGTGCCGGGGGCGCAGGATTTCCGACTCATATTAAAGTCGCTGCCAATGCTCAATCCGTAGTTGTTAATGGAGCGGAATGTGAGCCTCTTCTTCGCGTGGACCAACAGCTCATGGATGTGAAGGCTGATAAGATGGTCCGTGGATTAGTTGCCGTCATGAAAGCCACAGGAGCCAGCGAGGGGATTATAGCTCTGAAAAGCAAGTATAAAAGTGCCATCGCTTCGTTGGAAAAAGAAATTGCCGGCAAGCCAATCCGCATCAATATACTGGGGGACTTTTATCCGGCAGGAGATGAGCACCTCACAGTCTATGAATCCACGGGCAGACTCGTACCTCAAGGCGGAATCCCCCTTAAAGTTGATTGCGTGGTAAATAACGTGGAAACTCTCATCAATATCGCTGATGCCTTGGAAGGAAAACCCGTGACGGATACTTATCTCACCATTACCGGCCAAGTACCGCAGCCCATTACTTTAAGACTGCCCATAGGAACCTCTGTCCTGGAAGCCTTAAAGATTGCCGGACAGACCAACTTAGCCGGTATGAAGGTCATCGAAGGCGGTCCAATGATGGGAAAGATCATCGATGATTTAAACCAACCCATTACGAAAACGACTAAAGGTTTAATCGTCTTATCCATAAATCACCCTCTCATCCGGAAAAGAACCTTACCCTTTGAAACGATCGCTAAGCAAGCTCAGATCAGCTGCATTCAATGCCGTTTTTGTACGGATTTATGTCCGCGCTACTTGTTAGGACATGGTATTGAGCCCCACAAAATCATGCGCACCATCAAACATCGGCAAGGTCAGGAAGAAACTCTAAAAATGGCTTTAGCCTGTTCCGAGTGCGGAGTCTGTGAGCAGTATGCCTGCATCATGGGCCTTTCACCCAGAGCGGTAAATTCCAGAATCAAACAGGAACTAGCGAAACTGGGAATTAGACCGGAGACACCTCCTGCTGATCAAACAGCAAATCCGATGCAAGTTCATCGAAAAGTTCCGGTAAAACGACTGGTCTCAAGACTGGGATTAAAAAGTTACGACGTGAGTGCACCATTAAGCGAAGAAGAATACCCGGTGAATCAAGTTGAGATTAAGTTACGTCAGCATGCCGGTGCTCCAAGTCAAGCGATCGTACAGATTGGACAGCAGGTACAAAAAGGAGATCTGATTGCGGTCACTCCTGACAAAGCCTTAGGCGCCAATATACATGCCAGTATCAGTGGAGTTATCAAGGAGATCACCGACAGCATCATAATCTCCTCGACCGAAGGGAGTGACAAATAGAGATGGAGGCCATAGGGTTAGTAGAACTTAATAGTATAGCCAAAGGAATCGAAGCCGCCGATGCGATGCTCAAATCTGCTCAAGTCGAACTTCTTGAAGCAAAACCTGTTTGTCCCGGAAAATATATCGTCATGATCAGCGGAGATGTCGCTGCTGTACAAAGTGCCGTTGATGCCGGTAAGAGTATCGGAGCCAGTGCTGTGATTGATGATTTTCTCCTCCCCAACGTCCACCCGCATGTCATCAAAGCCATATCTTCCGCTTCAGATATCAGTGAGATTAAAGCGTTAGGGATCATCGAAACCTTCTCTATCTCCTCTTTAATCGTCGCTGCCGATACTGCAGCTAAAGCAGGGCAAGTTGATTTGATCGAGATACGAATTGGTATGGGGATTGGCGGAAAATCCTTTGTTACCCTTACCGGGGACGTCTCTTCTGTAACTTCATCTGTGGAAGCCGGAGTCGTCTTGGCTTCAGAACGAGGCATGCTCATCGAAAAGGTCGTTATTCCTTCCCCCCACTATAGTTTAAAGCAATGTCTCTGCTAGTGAAGGAAAACCAGGAGGTGACATGACTATTTGAAAACGTTAATTACAGCTACAGACGTGAAGAAGGCGGCTGAAAATCATGAAACCACATTATATATTCAAAAAGACAGCATCATCACTCCCTCAGCAACTGATACAGCCCAAGATTTAGGCATCCGGGTCATCGTGGGTTCCGCCCCGGCAGCATTACCCTCCTCTCCTCTTGATCCAACCCTGGTCGCCAAAATTGTTGGGGAAGTGATGGCCTGTCTGAATCTTTCAAAGTCTGCTCAACTCATTAAAGAAGTTGATCCCTGTGGACTAAGGCTTGTCAAAGGGAATAGTGTCGTCTTAGAAAACTATGACACCGGTAACCCACAAAACAAAGTAAAACTTAAAGAACTCTTCAATTCCAGGGAAAGTTCAGATTTCTCAGCTGGCTTTATGAGCCTTGAGGGGACAACCTATTCTACTCTCATCAAACACGATGAACTCAATTATATTATCGAGGGCAGCTTAGAGTGCAGCGTGAACGGCAAAACCTATATCGGTGAACCGGGGGATACATTTTTCATTCCTGCAAACACCAAAGTCACGTTCTCAACGTCTCAAAACGCCAGACTATTCTATGTCTCAGCTTAAGATAAATTAAAACTTTTAATTTTTAGGAGGAATTATTCATGAATAATGCATTAGGCATGATTGAAACTAAAGGTCTGATTGGTGCCATAGAGGCATCGGATGCTATGGTTAAAGCAGCTAACGTCACTTTAATCGGAAAGACCCTAGTCGGAGGAGGCTTAGTCACTGTCATGGTCCGGGGTGATGTTGGAGCCGTTAAAGCCGCTACTGATGCTGGCGCTGCTGCTGCTGAGCGTGTTGGTGAATTGATTGCCGTCCATGTTATTCCAAGACCTCACACCGATGTGGAAAAAGTTCTTCCCAACGACAGTAAAAAGTAAGGAGGATATTCAAATGCAGCAAGATGCCTTAGGAATGATTGAAACAAAAGGTCTGATTGGCGCTATAGAAGCATCGGACGCTATGGTAAAAGCAGCTAATGTTCATTTGATTGGTAAAACTCTTGTAGGAGGCGGTTTAGTCACCGTCATGGTTCGGGGTGATGTCGGAGCCGTTAAAGCGGCCACAGATGCTGGCGCTGCTGCTGCTAATCGCATAGGTGAATTGATTTCCGTCCACGTTATTCCAAGACCTCATACCGATGTGGAAATGATTCTGCCTTAGTGAGTAAGGGGCTCCGCTCCTGCTCGAAGAAT encodes the following:
- the hpsH gene encoding (2S)-3-sulfopropanediol dehydratase activating enzyme, which codes for MGETILMDKKKYGYVFNIQHYSVHDGPGIRTIVFLKGCPLKCQWCSNPESQLSHPELGYNPNKCIGISKCLRCAEACVYGAVKQDSEENDKIAIDRELCEECMACTKACPSKALEVFGKQTSIDEIIQAVEKDSAFYARSGGGLTFSGGEPLMQADFITEVLKVARRRRINATIETCGYAEWSQFSKVCQHLNSLIMDIKCMDDEKHKKFTNASNELILENFKKLVVEFPNLPILIRTPVIPGFNDTKEDIQAIVDFIKGHSNVRYELLPYHRLGQQKYNYLGKKYPLEGVKLDDELFNRLKVIADSLK
- the hpsG gene encoding (2S)-3-sulfopropanediol dehydratase, producing MTTCCLSPHEQRIQEEQLGKKNFEGRERVFQILTSFQDLRPKIDVERAKYFTQSFMETEGQPLVLRWAKALKHTAENITVYIDDHQLLVGRAGYQGRYGILFPELDGDFLDVAIEQLPSRVESPFDVTPEDAQVIIKEIAPYWKGKTFHENLAKALPEDTFKLTYDPENPLNSRFLVNETATFRSSIQWVHDYEKVLKRGFKGIKEEAQQKLAALDPLSPVDNMEKKPFLEAVIITCDAIVLWAKRHAKLAAELADKETDAQRKQELQAIAQRCEWVPENPARDFREAVQSQWFTQMFSRIEQKTGTIISNGRMDQYFYPYYKKDLEEGRINEDQATELLECMWVAMAQFIDLYLSPTGGAFNEGYAHWEAVTVGGQTPDGLDATNDLTYIFLKSKQEFPLNYPDLAARIHTRAPERYLYEVAETVKEGTGFPKLINDEEVVPLLLSKGACFEEAYDYAVSGCAECRMPNRDTYTSGNPYVNFAAAVELTLYNGKMLKFGEDSIGLETGDPTNFKTWDEFWKAYLAQQTNFLKHAFIQQHIIINMRPKHFATPLGSLMHDLCMETCKDLHTPVIEGGIDLGYFELMGYGTVVDSLAAIKKLVFEEKKLTMAELVEATKSNFEGYEAIREMLMNAPKYGNNDAYSDMIAKDVDREALKFTKQYSKELGVHLDLRLVPFTSHVPFGKVVSATPNGRKAWTPLSDGSSASHGADVNGPTAVLMSNFNSKNYNYRDRAARLLNIKLSPSCVTGEEGTAKLVSFIRTWCDLKLWHIQFNIVNKETLIAAKKDPSKYRGLIVRVAGYSAYFVELSPDLQDDIIARTEHIAI
- a CDS encoding MFS transporter gives rise to the protein MTDKMTDKKKAIRQVAISSIIGATIEWYDFFLYGVVAGIVFNKLYFPTDDPVVSTMLAYVTFAVGFVARPVGGIIFGHFGDKIGRKSMLVLTMMIMGGSTVAVALIPSYAVIGIWAPILLLTLRIVQGIGLGGEWGGSVLMVYEYAPESKRGFWASLPQIGLSIGLTLASGVVGLLSFFLTDAQFMAWGWRIAFGISIVLVGVGSWIRNHVVETPEFQKVKEKKSGAKIPFLAMWKDHTGNILAGMGARYIDGVCFNIFGVFSITYLTQSLHINRTDALLGVSMAAIVMCFFIPYFGHLSDRLGRTKVYAVASLICGLSAFPAFYLMGHSGASNLVMWLSIIIPFGIFYAAVYGPEAALFSELFDAEVRYTGVSFVYQFSGIFASGITPIIATALLASGNGRPIYLCAYVLFAGVVSAISAWWIGANGKKKGQALKVSELSAK
- a CDS encoding sigma-54 interaction domain-containing protein: MEKSIKKHDLKKLHAGILDVLSDGIYVTDAKGKTLAVNRTYEQLTGLKREEIMGKLVTDLRNQGNFDVVLNPEIVSSGQKKSLVQVTKEGRRVILNGCPVFDEAGKVALVVTFVRDITLLSQLQDQISNQQEVIDKYREVQKRDKLKQQNGPVVFESQEIVQLMNVLDKVAKTDATVLMLGETGVGKDVFSRLLHQRSLRQDEPFFKVDCSAIPESLIESELFGYESGAFSGANAKGKPGLFEMADKGTLFLDEIGELPLLMQSKLLRALQDQELIRVGSTKVRKFDVRFIAATNKNLEEEVKNGRFRSDLFYRLKVAVLQIPPLRERQGDILPLASFFFEKYNIKYRKEVNFTKKFCDALQNYKWPGNVREMDNFIQSLIVTRDKEILDVSDLPHYMLRDAIDMDRSSLSDANKSLDELMRDYEKNLLKNALEINGSVAKVAKLFKVDRTTIFRKAKKYSLL
- a CDS encoding amidohydrolase family protein produces the protein MNIIDFRFRPNTEETLSGIANSKMFKGLCSSIDFSKMLPQTVGEVVKELDKYNVVKAVVTGRDCETTYGSKSNNKSVIDFVKEFPNKFIGFAGLDPHKGMSAIEEIKAAVHEHGLKGAAIDPYLAQIYVNDAKYYPIYSKCCELNIPIVIATGPGTLVPHAVIDHVAPRYIDFVARDFPELKIIISHGGYPWVNEMIMIAQRNANVYLELSEYEFFPQSEAYIQAANTIISDKVLYASAHPFVDFKEALKSYEKLPFKPEVLEKVMYKNAAKVLDLPEVAAPAAVNTVDTIDIQSIIERVIKELAEKGALAGR
- a CDS encoding EutN/CcmL family microcompartment protein, with product MKIGKVVNSVWATRKADSLIGVKLMIVQLLDRPDAEEGKLIVAADIIGAGVGEKVLITEGSSARNMDRLNDSPIDSIIIGIIDEEKDKSNGVPNHA
- a CDS encoding 4Fe-4S dicluster domain-containing protein encodes the protein MREQLIEKIKEAGVVGAGGAGFPTHIKVAANAQSVVVNGAECEPLLRVDQQLMDVKADKMVRGLVAVMKATGASEGIIALKSKYKSAIASLEKEIAGKPIRINILGDFYPAGDEHLTVYESTGRLVPQGGIPLKVDCVVNNVETLINIADALEGKPVTDTYLTITGQVPQPITLRLPIGTSVLEALKIAGQTNLAGMKVIEGGPMMGKIIDDLNQPITKTTKGLIVLSINHPLIRKRTLPFETIAKQAQISCIQCRFCTDLCPRYLLGHGIEPHKIMRTIKHRQGQEETLKMALACSECGVCEQYACIMGLSPRAVNSRIKQELAKLGIRPETPPADQTANPMQVHRKVPVKRLVSRLGLKSYDVSAPLSEEEYPVNQVEIKLRQHAGAPSQAIVQIGQQVQKGDLIAVTPDKALGANIHASISGVIKEITDSIIISSTEGSDK